Within Aneurinibacillus sp. REN35, the genomic segment TCAGCTCAAGCTGTGCGTTAAAGCTTTCGGCGACATTCACTGCGTCTTGACCGGTCATTGCATCAACGACAAGCAGAATTTCGTTCGGTTTGGTAACTTCTTTGATCTCCTGCAGCTCACCCATCAGTTTCTCGTCAATATGCAAACGACCGGCCGTATCGATTAGCACGTAATCAAGATGTTCTTCTTTTGCATGCGCAATGGCTGCTTTGGCAATCTCAACCGGACTGATCTGATCTCCCATAGAGAATACAGGGATATTGAGCTGTTTTCCAACGACTTCAAGCTGTTTGATTGCGGCAGGACGATACACGTCACAGGCCACAAGCAGCGGCTTACGATTCTGTTTGCCACGCAAGTAGTTGGCGAGCTTTCCGGTCGTTGTTGTTTTCCCCGCGCCCTGCAAACCTACCATCATGACGACCGTAGGCGGACGATTGGCAACAGCCAGTTTGCTTTGTCCCCCACCCATCAGCTCAGTCAACTCATCGTTTACAACTTTGATGACCTGCTGGCCTGGAGTCAGGCTTTTTAGCACATCCTGGCCAATGGCCCGCTCTTTTACACGGCTGACAAATTCTTTAACAACCTTAAAGTTAACGTCCGCTTCGAGCAAGGCCAAGCGCACTTCGCGCATTGCCTTGGTCACGTCTTCTTCCGTAACTTTTCCTTTGCCTCGAAGCTTGTCAAATGTGGATTGCAGTCGGCTGGCTAAGCTTTCAAACGCCATGGTCCGCCTCCTAATCTATCTCCAATTCTAGCGCAAGAAGTTCGCGTACCATCGTATATGACCGCGAATCCTGCGGCACTTCCTTAGACAATGCCTGCTGTAGTTCTTCAAGCAGAGCGTACCGCTTCTCGTAGCGTGTTAGAAGATGTAGCTTCTGTTCGTAATCTTCTAGCGTTCTGGCAATCCGCTTTACCTGTTCGAACACCGCCTGACGGCTGATGCTCTCAATCTCGGCAATTTCGCCAAGCGACAGATCATCACGATAATACATCTCAAAATATTTGCGCTGTCGATCCTTTAACAGCTTGCCATAAAAGTCATACAATAAATGCAGACGTGTAGTTTCCTCCAGCATGGGTTCTATCCCCCGTGTACGGAAATTCGTGTAAAGCCTAAACCCTTTACAGGATTTAATCATACCGAAGCACACAAGCAGTGTCAAGTATTTTCTCTTTACTCGTCTTCTTTTTCTTTGTCCTCTTCCATTTCCTTTTCAATGGAAGTAGCAAACAGCGCATGCACGAATTGTTCCGCATTAAACGGCTGTAAATCATCCATCTTCTCACCAAGACCCACATACTTTACCGGCACCTGCAGTTCATTGCGAATCGCAATAACGATCCCGCCTTTGGCTGTGCCGTCCAGTTTGGTCAGCACAAGGCCCGACAACTCGGCCGATTGACTGAATGCCTTCGCCTGACTAAGCGCATTCTGTCCGGTAGTGGCATCAAGCACAAGCAATGTCTCATGCGGTCCGTCCGGAATTTCACGAGAGATGACCCGTCTGATCTTAGCAAGCTCTTCCATAAGGTTTACTTTGTTCTGCAGACGACCGGCCGTATCACATAATAACACATCCGCTTTTCTTGCTTTTGCGGTATGGATGCCGTCATAGATGACTGCCGCCGGATCTGATCCCTGCTGCTGCCTGACGACTTCTACACCCACGCGCTCCCCCCATACTTCAAGCTGGTCGATAGCACCTGCCCGAAACGTATCACCTGCTGCTAGAAGCACCTTTTTGCCCTGGCCTTTAAACATATGGGCCATCTTGCCGATGGTTGTTGTTTTTCCGACGCCATTAACACCGACAAAAAGAATGACATTCAGGCGACCGTCCTCTATATTCAGCGACGTATCCTCGTCCTTCTCCTGCAGCAAACCAACCAGTTTTTCTGAAAGAATGGGCTGCAACTCAAGCGCATTCTCAATTTTTTGCTTACGGGCTTCGCTGCGGAGCTCGTCCACTAACTCCATTACGGTATTTACTCCCACATCGGCAGAAATCAGAATATCTTCTAGCTCTTCATAAAAGTCTTCATCAATACGCTTGTAGCGGCGAACCAAGTCTTCCACACGTTCAAATGCACCGCGCGTTTTTGTGAGACCCTCTTTAAACTTAGTTGTGATTGTTTCAGTCTGGCCTGATATTTTCTCTTTTAGCTTTTTAAAGAAACTCATCTCTTGCTTCCCTTCCTCCTGAGATTTATGACACCATGATCTCGTCCTCTAAACGAACCGAGACAAGCTTGGAGACGCCGGACTCCTGCATGGTCACCCCATACAGAACATCAGCCCCTTCCATTGTACCGCGCCGGTGCGTAACGACAATGAACTGCGTATTTGCACAAAACTCCCGCAAATATTGGGAGAAACGGCTGACATTTGCCTCATCAAGCGCCGCCTCTACCTCATCAAGCACACAAAACGGTACAGGCTTAACACGAAGGATGGAGAACAGCAGCGCAATGGCTGTAAGGGCCTTTTCACCACCGGATAGAAGCGCTAAATACTGGAGCTTCTTCCCTGGGGGCTGCGCCACGATCTCAATACCTGTCTCAAGCATGTTATCGGGATTGGACAATTGCAGGTCTGCACGTCCGCCGCCGAAGAGCTGTGTGAAAACAACTTGGAATTGCTCACGAATCGCCTCAAACACTTCCTTGAAGCGGCGCGACATCTCCGCTTCAATATCACCAATCACCTGATAAAGTGTCGCTTTGGCTTCACTCAAATCACGATGTTGTGAAAGCAAAAACTGCTGACGTTCATGCAATCGCTCATATTCCTGAATAGAACCGGTATTCACTGTGCCAAGCGCAGCGATCTGCTGTTTGATTCCTTTGACGATCGAAGATGCCTCTTCGACATCATCTGGCAGCGAGTAGGTGGCTTTCGCCATCTCATAGCTTAACTCGTACTCTTCACGCAGCTTATGCAGCAGGTTATCAAGTTCCACATCCATCCGCTCTATTCTAACTTCATATTTATGCAGATGATCTTCAATCTCTTTGAGCTGGCGGCGTAATTCCTTCACTTCCGCCTCCTGCTGTGCCAGCAGGGCCTGGATCTCTTGGCGTTTCTTACGCTGCTCCTGAATATGAACGCTGTATTGCTCTTTCTTTGCGCGCAGTGTCCGAATTTCCTCGTCAAGCTTCTCTTCTTCCTCATCGCTTCCCGCCCGATCGGAATCAAGCAACAATAAAGCTTTTGTCATTTTCTCAAGCTCTGCGCTCAGCTCTGCCAATTCCTTTGTAAGACGATTATATTCGGATTGTCGGGCTTCATATTGCTCTTTGCGGGTAGCAAGCTGCACCTTCAACTCGGTGATTCGAGCGTTGAGCGCTTCTTTGCTTGTTTCCTTCTCTTTTTTGCTCTGTTCAGCAGTGTCAATCTCCTGCTGCTTCTCCTGCTCTGCAATCGCAAGTTCTTCTAGTTCTTCCTCAAGTACATCGATGCGATGCTTAGCTTGCTCACGCTCTTTATCAAGCACAGCCTGATCCTGTTCGAAGAATTCCCAACGCTCGGCAATGGTTCTCTCCGAGTGGTCAAGCTCACGCAGCAACCCCTTTACCTCTTGTTCTCGCAGACGAAGCGCTTCGCCGGCTGAGCGCATCTCTTCCTGCCTGCGTTCCCAATCCTCCTGCGCATGCGCCAACGTCTCAAGCCGTGTATACACCTCTTCATTTATTTGTTTTTGACGCGCGATTTCTTCTTCAAGCTGCTCAAGCTGTCTGCCCCGTCCCAACAATTGATTGGACTTCTGCTGCACCGATCCACCGCTCATTGAGCCGCCGGGATTTACAACATCACCTTCAATTGTTACAATCCGGTAGCGATAGTTCAGTACGCGGGCAACAGCATTAGCCTGCTCTAGCGTTTCTGTAACAATCACACTGCCTAATAAATTGTACATAATGGAGCGATATTGCTCCTCGTACGTAACAAGCTCTGCCGCTATCCCAACTACACCGGTCATTTCTATGATTCGTGTACGATCTCCCGCAGCTAGCTGCCGGGGTTTAATCACATCCATAGGCAGAAAGGTAGCACGTCCGGCACGACGCTGTTTCAAAAGTCCAATCGCCTGACGTCCGACCGATTCATTGGCAACGACCACATGCTGTAAGGCACCGCCTAAAGCGATCTCAATGGCTGTCTCATACTTCTTCTCTACCGAGATCAGCTCCGCTACGGCGCCTTCCACACCGGAAAACCCTTGTTCGCGCGCCCGTAAAATTTCTTTTACTCCCTGCATAAAGCCTGAGAAATCTGCCTGCATCTCCTTAATCACATCACGCCGCGAGAGCAGTCCATTTAATTTATGCTCGCCTTCACGCAGCGCTTCGAGCCAGCGCGTTTTCTGCTCGCCCTGTTCTTTTTGCGCCGCCACCTGGCGTTTGAATTCTTCAATGCTTTCCGCCAGTTGTGCCGATACTTGATGCAGCTCATGCTCCAATTCTTTTCTGCGATTTGTTGCATGTTCTTTTTGCTCGATCAACTGCTGATTGCTCAGTGCAAGGCGTTCACGACGCTGTCCATTTGTCTCGATCAACTGTTGGTAATGGCGAATTTCATTGCGCATAGAAGCCATCTGGTTAAGAATGTCAAAGTAATCGGCCTTCAGCCGTTCGATATCGCTATCTGTAAACTTGGCCAGATTCATATAACGCTTTTGCTCAAGGTGCAATTCCTTCTCAAGAGCGGCTGTTTCTATGCGGGCTGTTTCCACTTGTGTCTCCGCTTCTTTCGTCTGCTTGCGCAGCGCATCCTGCTTCTCACTCATCGCTACAGCCTGACCGTGGGCGTCTTGTTTGTTTTTGCTGTAATTTCGGAGACGCTCACGCAATACCTCGCGTACGCCTTCCTTCTTTTCTGCCTCTTCGGTTACATCCAGCAAGCGCTGTTGCAGATCTTCTACTACTTGATCCTGTTCGCTCGCGAATGCACGTAGATCCGCTGTTTTTGCATCCAATCGGTTAATTGCAGTAGCGCGTTCAACCTGCTCACTCCTGCGCTGCTCCACGCGTTCTTTCATCTGCTCCCATTCCGCGTGCAGCAAGTCAAATTGTTTGACATATAGGCCAATTTCGTGTTCGGCAAGCGTCTCTTTCAACGATAAGTATGTGCGTGCCTTCTCCGCCTGTTCGGCAAGGGGATGAATTTGCTCTTCCATCTCACTCATTATATCCAGTACACGTACTAGATTTTGTTCCGTCTCATCAAGTTTTTTAACCGCTTCTTTTTTTCTTGCCTTGTATTTGACAATACCTGCGGCTTCTTCAAACAGCGCGCGGCGATCCTCTGAACGCGTGCTGAGAATTTCTTCGATTCTGCCCTGACCGATAACGGAATATGCTTCTTTTCCAACCCCTGTATCCATGAACAATTCAACAATATCGCGTAGACGGCAGCTCTGCCGATTGATGTAATATTCACTATCACCCGAGCGGTATACACGACGGGTAACGGTAATTTCCGAAAAATCCATTTTGATTTTCTGATCCGTATTATCAAGTGTTAGTGATACTTCACAAAAGTTTACTGGCTTGCGTGAGTCACTGCCTGAGAAGATGATATCTTCCATCTTCGATCCACGCAGAGATTTGGCGCTTTGCTCGCCAAGCACCCAACGGATCGCATCTGAAATATTGCTTTTTCCGCTGCCATTCGGACCGACAACAGCCGTTACGCCAGGAACAAATGAAAGTTCCGTGCGGTCAGCGAATGATTTAAATCCTGTAATTTCGAGGCGCTTTAAATACATAGACTCGCTCCCCATCCTCCCTTACTGCCGTCTGGGTCAACAGCGATCCACCGTACGGCTTTCTCATATAAGAATGTATCACTGTCTTAGTGGGATGTCACTATCCAACCGACTCCCTGCATCGACAGGCGTGCTGCATAAATAAAACGACAAAAAACGAGGCGCTGGCGAAACCGGCGAGGATGTCCATCCCAAGCCGGGGTCCAGACTGCCTCGTTTTTCCCCGTTTCAGATCGGCCGCATGACCAGATGCCATATGGCGTGCTTATAAATCAGCAAAAGCGATGGAATGAGCCAGCTCCCCCCCTATACGAAAACACATCTGTTGACGCGGAAGCGCTCTATCCAACGCAAGTGAAACATGCGTTCCTCGTTCCGCGCACGAGGAAACAACCTGTCTCCAGCTCTCTCCCTTACGGCCGCGCAGAGCGGTTTCATCTGCCGGATGAATCGCAACTTCTAGCCGATCGGATGTCTTAGATTCCATCCATTCCATCATTCGCTTCAGCAAACGGCGAAACAACTCTTCTTCTACCAATTGACGAAACGAAGGATGGAACGGGCCGGCAAGCACCGTGCCTTCGCCGCGCAAATCGTCTGAAGCGTGCAGTCCCATGCGTATCACAGGAATTCCCGCCTTCAAAAGCGGAAGCCACATCGCAGCTGTCCATGCAACCGCCTCATTGATTGAAAGAGGTTTGTACTGATGTGTTGCATACAACCACTCAAGTTCCGTTCCAGCAATAACGAGCGCCGGATAAATCCTGGTAAAATCAGGAGAAAGACGTACAATTTCTTTTGCTGTGCGCACGCTTTTCTCAAGCGTATCAAAAGGCAGCCCAGGAAGAACCTGCAGCCCTAGCCGGACGGATGGATATTGACGGATAGTCTCTACCGCCTGATGAACATCTGCGGCTGTATGTCCGCGTTTGGACATGGCCAACACCTCATCATCAAGCGATTGACAGCCTAGTTCTACCGTTGTTACGCCATACGATAGCAAATACTCCATAATATGAGGAGCGATGTAGTCAGGACGTGTTGATAAGCGAATGCCCTGTACCAGTCCTGCTTGAACATATTCTTGTGCCACCGATAAAAGCATGGTCTGATACCCGCGCGGCAAACCGGTAAAGCTGCCTCCAAAAAAAGAAATTTCCGCTTCCTGTTCTGGATGGACGGTGGACAATTGATCATCAATTGATTGGCGCACCGCAGCTTCTGTCAGCCGCTCTTCCCGCTTTTGACCTGTAATGCGCGACTGATTGCAGAACACACAGTCTTTCGGGCAGCCTTGATGCGGAACGAACAGCGCGATATTCACATGCCGTTTCATAACGTTTCCATCACCCTCGCTGTTTTACTACAAGCTGCTTCATCGCCATGGCGGCCGCATGCTGTTCAGCCTCTTTTTTCGATCGGCCTGTTCCCTGGCCAAGCACATTACCGTTTAACAGGACTTCTGAGACAAATTCACGGCTATGAGCAGGACCTCTCTCCTGTACAATCCGATATTGAATTTCTCCTAAACCATCACGTTGTACAAATTCCTGTAGTTGGCTTTTGTAATCCGTAACCCGTGTAAACTCACCATTGTTAATCCGCGGATATACATACCGCTCAAGAAAGCGGAATACAGGCTCCAAGCCTTGATCAAGATACAATGCACCAATAAATGCTTCAAATACGTCTGCAAGCAGGGCCGGACGAAGCCTGCCTCCAGTCAATTCTTCCCCTTTGCCCAGAAGGATAAATTGTCCGAATTTGAGCTGATTAGCAAACATCACAAGCGAAGGTTCGCACACAATTGCAGCTCGCAGCTTAGTCAGCTCTCCTTCAGACATTTTCGGAAAATGAGTATATAAAAATTGGGAGACTGTTAACTCCAGCACCGCGTCGCCGAGAAATTCCAGGCGCTCATTGTCCTGGAACAGCTTACCGCGGTGCTCATTTACATAAGAAGAATGTGTAAATGCCTGACGGAGAAGTTTTTCATTTTTGAAGCGAATCCCAACTTCTTTTTGGAATCCTGCGAAATCCACTGCCTTATTCACCACCACAAATATATCAATCTACATACTTTTTAAAGATAATGGTTGCATTATGTCCACCAAAGCCAAGGGAATTAGACATCGCTACGTTAACGTCCATTTTTCTTGCTTCATTCGGCACATAGTCAAGATCACATTCTGGGTCCGGCGTCTCATAGTTCGTTGTTGGCGGTACGATCTGATCGCGCAACGCTAGTACACAAGCAACCGCCTCAATTCCCCCAGCGGCACCGAGCAAGTGACCCGTCATCGACTTGGTTGAGCTAATGGCTACTTTGTATGCATGCTCGCCAAAGGCTTTTTTAATGGCCATTGTTTCAAAGCTGTCATTGTATGGCGTGGACGTTCCATGCGCATTAATATAGCTTACATCTTCTGGCTTAAGCTCGGCGTCCTTCAATGCTGCGCCCATTGCACGCGCCGCCCCTTCACCACCCGGAGCTGGCTGGGTCAAATGGTAGGCGTCTGCACTCATGCCATATCCGACGATTTCAGCGAGAATGGTTGCACCACGCTTCTTAGCATGCTCAAGAGACTCAAGGACAATTACGCCCGCGCCTTCCCCCATAACAAATCCGTCACGATCCTTATCAAATGGACGGCTTGCTTTTTGCGGTTCATCATTGCGTGAAGACAGCGCCTTCGCATTGGAAAAACCCGCAACAGCCATCGGACGAACAGATGCTTCTGTTCCGCCTGTGATCATCACATCGGCAATACCGCGTTCGATAATCTTGAAGGCATCTCCGATAGAGTGAGTCGCACTCGCACACGCTGTAATAGCGGCACTGTTTGGACCTTTGGCACCCAGGGTAATGGATACCTGACCCGATGCCATGTTAGCGATCATCATCGGTACAAAGAACGGACTCACACGACGAGGTCCCTTTTCCATCAAAAGGGTATGCTGTTCCTC encodes:
- the rnc gene encoding ribonuclease III yields the protein MDFAGFQKEVGIRFKNEKLLRQAFTHSSYVNEHRGKLFQDNERLEFLGDAVLELTVSQFLYTHFPKMSEGELTKLRAAIVCEPSLVMFANQLKFGQFILLGKGEELTGGRLRPALLADVFEAFIGALYLDQGLEPVFRFLERYVYPRINNGEFTRVTDYKSQLQEFVQRDGLGEIQYRIVQERGPAHSREFVSEVLLNGNVLGQGTGRSKKEAEQHAAAMAMKQLVVKQRG
- the fabF gene encoding beta-ketoacyl-ACP synthase II encodes the protein MKNRVVVTGVGAITPLGNDAKLFWDGLLTGKSGVDYITAFDTEAYPTKIAAEVKGFNPEDYMEKKEIKRTDRFVQFAIAAAKMAVENAKLEITPENAEATGVYIGSGIGGLGTWEEQHTLLMEKGPRRVSPFFVPMMIANMASGQVSITLGAKGPNSAAITACASATHSIGDAFKIIERGIADVMITGGTEASVRPMAVAGFSNAKALSSRNDEPQKASRPFDKDRDGFVMGEGAGVIVLESLEHAKKRGATILAEIVGYGMSADAYHLTQPAPGGEGAARAMGAALKDAELKPEDVSYINAHGTSTPYNDSFETMAIKKAFGEHAYKVAISSTKSMTGHLLGAAGGIEAVACVLALRDQIVPPTTNYETPDPECDLDYVPNEARKMDVNVAMSNSLGFGGHNATIIFKKYVD
- the ftsY gene encoding signal recognition particle-docking protein FtsY, whose protein sequence is MSFFKKLKEKISGQTETITTKFKEGLTKTRGAFERVEDLVRRYKRIDEDFYEELEDILISADVGVNTVMELVDELRSEARKQKIENALELQPILSEKLVGLLQEKDEDTSLNIEDGRLNVILFVGVNGVGKTTTIGKMAHMFKGQGKKVLLAAGDTFRAGAIDQLEVWGERVGVEVVRQQQGSDPAAVIYDGIHTAKARKADVLLCDTAGRLQNKVNLMEELAKIRRVISREIPDGPHETLLVLDATTGQNALSQAKAFSQSAELSGLVLTKLDGTAKGGIVIAIRNELQVPVKYVGLGEKMDDLQPFNAEQFVHALFATSIEKEMEEDKEKEDE
- the smc gene encoding chromosome segregation protein SMC produces the protein MYLKRLEITGFKSFADRTELSFVPGVTAVVGPNGSGKSNISDAIRWVLGEQSAKSLRGSKMEDIIFSGSDSRKPVNFCEVSLTLDNTDQKIKMDFSEITVTRRVYRSGDSEYYINRQSCRLRDIVELFMDTGVGKEAYSVIGQGRIEEILSTRSEDRRALFEEAAGIVKYKARKKEAVKKLDETEQNLVRVLDIMSEMEEQIHPLAEQAEKARTYLSLKETLAEHEIGLYVKQFDLLHAEWEQMKERVEQRRSEQVERATAINRLDAKTADLRAFASEQDQVVEDLQQRLLDVTEEAEKKEGVREVLRERLRNYSKNKQDAHGQAVAMSEKQDALRKQTKEAETQVETARIETAALEKELHLEQKRYMNLAKFTDSDIERLKADYFDILNQMASMRNEIRHYQQLIETNGQRRERLALSNQQLIEQKEHATNRRKELEHELHQVSAQLAESIEEFKRQVAAQKEQGEQKTRWLEALREGEHKLNGLLSRRDVIKEMQADFSGFMQGVKEILRAREQGFSGVEGAVAELISVEKKYETAIEIALGGALQHVVVANESVGRQAIGLLKQRRAGRATFLPMDVIKPRQLAAGDRTRIIEMTGVVGIAAELVTYEEQYRSIMYNLLGSVIVTETLEQANAVARVLNYRYRIVTIEGDVVNPGGSMSGGSVQQKSNQLLGRGRQLEQLEEEIARQKQINEEVYTRLETLAHAQEDWERRQEEMRSAGEALRLREQEVKGLLRELDHSERTIAERWEFFEQDQAVLDKEREQAKHRIDVLEEELEELAIAEQEKQQEIDTAEQSKKEKETSKEALNARITELKVQLATRKEQYEARQSEYNRLTKELAELSAELEKMTKALLLLDSDRAGSDEEEEKLDEEIRTLRAKKEQYSVHIQEQRKKRQEIQALLAQQEAEVKELRRQLKEIEDHLHKYEVRIERMDVELDNLLHKLREEYELSYEMAKATYSLPDDVEEASSIVKGIKQQIAALGTVNTGSIQEYERLHERQQFLLSQHRDLSEAKATLYQVIGDIEAEMSRRFKEVFEAIREQFQVVFTQLFGGGRADLQLSNPDNMLETGIEIVAQPPGKKLQYLALLSGGEKALTAIALLFSILRVKPVPFCVLDEVEAALDEANVSRFSQYLREFCANTQFIVVTHRRGTMEGADVLYGVTMQESGVSKLVSVRLEDEIMVS
- the ylxM gene encoding YlxM family DNA-binding protein; its protein translation is MLEETTRLHLLYDFYGKLLKDRQRKYFEMYYRDDLSLGEIAEIESISRQAVFEQVKRIARTLEDYEQKLHLLTRYEKRYALLEELQQALSKEVPQDSRSYTMVRELLALELEID
- the ffh gene encoding signal recognition particle protein is translated as MAFESLASRLQSTFDKLRGKGKVTEEDVTKAMREVRLALLEADVNFKVVKEFVSRVKERAIGQDVLKSLTPGQQVIKVVNDELTELMGGGQSKLAVANRPPTVVMMVGLQGAGKTTTTGKLANYLRGKQNRKPLLVACDVYRPAAIKQLEVVGKQLNIPVFSMGDQISPVEIAKAAIAHAKEEHLDYVLIDTAGRLHIDEKLMGELQEIKEVTKPNEILLVVDAMTGQDAVNVAESFNAQLELTGVVMTKLDGDTKGGAALSVKSVTGTPIKFVGMGEKLDALEPFHPDRMASRILGMGDVLTLIEKAQVDVDEAKAKELERKMRTAEFTFEDFLEQMAQVRKMGPLDELLNMMPGMNKVKGLKDMKVDEGALNRVEAIVRSMTTEEKLHPEVINSSRRKRIAKGSGTSVQEVNRLIKQFDDMRKMMKQFTKMTDKAKKKGGGFKFPFLS
- a CDS encoding elongator complex protein 3; the protein is MKRHVNIALFVPHQGCPKDCVFCNQSRITGQKREERLTEAAVRQSIDDQLSTVHPEQEAEISFFGGSFTGLPRGYQTMLLSVAQEYVQAGLVQGIRLSTRPDYIAPHIMEYLLSYGVTTVELGCQSLDDEVLAMSKRGHTAADVHQAVETIRQYPSVRLGLQVLPGLPFDTLEKSVRTAKEIVRLSPDFTRIYPALVIAGTELEWLYATHQYKPLSINEAVAWTAAMWLPLLKAGIPVIRMGLHASDDLRGEGTVLAGPFHPSFRQLVEEELFRRLLKRMMEWMESKTSDRLEVAIHPADETALRGRKGESWRQVVSSCAERGTHVSLALDRALPRQQMCFRIGGELAHSIAFADL